In Mucilaginibacter celer, one DNA window encodes the following:
- a CDS encoding gliding motility-associated C-terminal domain-containing protein — translation MSKSLLLLSMVSVFCAPLKPKTEPLNYNISCGYTNVIFHHGGSVSKIKPAFATPSIIVSVASGTTSACVGAAATGMQQFTVSGNNLTDNITVTAPAGFEISANPAGGFSNSFFFVTSGSTVTPKTVYVRVVTSATPANLSGAVNLTSAGAVTKKVAVKGTINALPAVDPISDLVYANGDLTAWINFTGTGNTFYWTNDRPSIGLPTSGTDNIEPFKAVNTGSSPVIAHISVTAKKANVAYIPDFNTSTVLAVNTINNKIIDTIPVGPAPGWVAISPDGKKVYVANLGSNTVSVINTATNAVKTVPTFDTPTGMVYSKDGTRVYVAGATGQCTVIDAVNDVALTSLSFFSGAAGLAISNDGKWLYTANYAMGDVRVYDTATGADLGNIPAPGANYAVSSPDGRKIYVTGSYSNCIYVIDAATASLSATINIPSGAAAIAVSPDGSRIYVTNQAAGTVSVINATNNAFMVALPVGKSPEGISITPDGKYVYVANVDAGTVSIINTADYTVAATISCGQYPRALGSFITPGINDCLGNPTNFKITVNTSPTTISPGAVGGLITTCIGSASTTFQQFTVSGNNLSGNITATSPAGFEISFSQTSGFSNVLTLIQSGGAVTNKVIYVRAKAAGTPANLSGNVLLTTPGASDKNVAVKGVVNDLPVTDVIDDKIYNNGDVTAPIEFKGTGNTYNWINDQTSIGLGASGTGDIPSFTATNTGTATVKANITVTSSSDDYLYLVGTGGMVLVNASNNKQAGTINTGGLATVGTAVSPDGKLVAITDVDANTVKFINTTTHKVVSTVNNVISPIGICFSPDGKKVYVANVNTANMTIIDVATGAASTVYVGWAPYGLAASPDGLNVYVGCIGENAVIAVNTQTRQVTPIKVSFGPTGIAVSPDNSRVYATSAQYNGLLKVIDAAAKKVIATLPIGDVSTGLCVSPDGKRIYIANTKSNNVMVVDAESIKVIATIPVNHEPVGITITPDGKSVYVVNDRTNIVNIISTATNTITGTITAKQQLGKSFGNFFVPGTGCSSLSKFTITVNVTAPAITAGAVTGNISACLGSPSTDTQQFKVSGSKLSADITVTAPAKFEVSLNETSGFASSLTIPQVGGTVTDKVVYVRAATSGTAGNFTGDVVLSSIGVPDVKVAVNGIVNDLPTVNQVIDKNFNSGETTTLIQFTGNQAATTYNWTNDNPAIGLPASGSGDIPEFTAGNNGLAVITANITVVPSTASCTGGSMTFKINVKPAAPLLTAGPVSGIITACEGSASADPNIQEFTISGTSLTGDVIVAAPANFQLSLSRSTGYGGTLTLTPNAGKLNSTKIYVQSASAAPAGHISGDIILSTTGLADQKIPVDGHVTAMPVMAAVSSPTFNNGELTTPIQFNGATTYTWTNDNPAIGLAAGGSGNIPAFTATNNGQTAITANIMVIPSNGLCDGNPVPFKINIKPTPPSLTAGAVSGNITACQGSASTSPNIQQFVVNGSNLTANILVTAPANFEVSLTTNTGYTTTLTLTQVAGKVNNTNIYVRLAATAPAGYISGNVLLSSAGVTDQNIAVDGDVSALPTMAAVSSPTFNNGELTTSIQFTGATTYTWTNDNPAIGLPANGNGDIPAFTPVNNGASTITANILVTPSNGSCSGNAVSFKINVKPTPPSITAGIMSGSITACEGSASANPNIRQFSISGSNLTGNIRVTAPANFEVSLNLSSGYGNTQTLTPTAGKVNNATIYIRSAATAPAGHISGDITLSSTGIADQKVSVDGDINALPVMAALPSPAYTNGDPVSLIHFTGATTYSWTNTNPAIGIASAGNGDIGPFTAVNNGQTPITATITVIPSNGSCTGAPVSFSITIKPTVAPAITFSGNLSPLTTIYGTSSSTGSFSVSGTNLTSGVTVTPPAGFELSTDGVNFNNTVTIGGPGTLNATTVYIRLSKATGVGNYSGNIALSTGGTSNNLSMPGSIVTPASVIVKADNKTRPVNSQNPPFTVKYIGFVNNQNESVLTKSPLLGTDATLAAAAGTYPIYFTGNAEAGNYTFTYIPGVLTITPAGVLVYNTFTPNGDGNNDTWVIKNIENYPNCTVNVFNRWGAKVFSSVGYGQQWNGQLGSNPVPVGTYYYVINLSDGSPAKAGWVAILR, via the coding sequence ATGAGTAAATCATTACTTCTCCTAAGTATGGTATCGGTTTTTTGCGCGCCTTTAAAGCCTAAAACCGAGCCATTAAATTATAATATTAGCTGTGGGTACACCAACGTAATTTTTCACCATGGAGGATCGGTTAGTAAAATTAAACCGGCCTTTGCCACGCCATCAATTATTGTAAGTGTAGCGAGCGGAACAACGTCGGCCTGCGTGGGCGCTGCAGCAACAGGCATGCAGCAATTTACGGTATCGGGCAACAACCTTACCGATAATATTACGGTTACGGCTCCTGCCGGTTTTGAAATTTCGGCTAATCCGGCCGGTGGTTTTAGTAATTCTTTTTTCTTTGTTACATCCGGCAGTACCGTAACTCCTAAAACAGTGTATGTACGCGTGGTTACTTCAGCTACACCGGCTAATTTATCGGGTGCAGTAAACTTAACTTCGGCAGGGGCAGTAACAAAGAAGGTAGCTGTAAAAGGTACTATTAACGCTTTACCCGCTGTCGACCCGATATCCGACCTGGTTTACGCCAACGGTGATCTGACAGCCTGGATAAACTTTACCGGTACCGGTAATACTTTTTACTGGACAAACGACAGGCCATCTATTGGTTTGCCTACCAGTGGTACCGATAATATTGAACCTTTTAAGGCTGTAAATACCGGATCGAGCCCGGTTATAGCTCACATCAGCGTTACGGCAAAAAAAGCCAATGTTGCCTATATCCCCGATTTTAATACCAGCACCGTTTTGGCGGTGAACACCATCAACAATAAAATTATCGATACCATTCCGGTGGGACCTGCCCCGGGTTGGGTTGCTATAAGCCCTGATGGCAAAAAAGTGTACGTGGCAAACCTGGGCAGTAACACTGTTTCGGTTATTAATACCGCAACTAATGCGGTGAAAACCGTACCAACGTTTGATACGCCCACAGGAATGGTTTACAGCAAAGATGGTACGCGCGTGTATGTTGCCGGTGCAACAGGCCAATGTACGGTAATTGATGCGGTGAATGATGTAGCACTTACCTCCTTATCATTTTTTTCGGGCGCCGCAGGGCTGGCTATAAGTAATGATGGTAAGTGGCTTTATACAGCCAATTACGCCATGGGCGATGTACGGGTGTATGATACAGCAACAGGTGCCGATTTGGGTAATATTCCCGCACCGGGGGCCAACTATGCAGTTTCAAGTCCGGACGGCAGGAAGATTTACGTTACAGGAAGTTATTCCAATTGCATCTACGTAATAGATGCCGCCACCGCTTCACTTTCGGCAACCATTAATATTCCATCCGGCGCTGCGGCTATAGCGGTAAGCCCGGATGGCAGCCGCATTTATGTTACTAACCAGGCTGCCGGAACTGTTTCGGTAATTAACGCCACAAACAACGCGTTTATGGTTGCCTTGCCGGTAGGAAAATCGCCCGAAGGGATTTCAATAACGCCCGACGGAAAATACGTGTATGTAGCGAATGTGGATGCGGGCACCGTATCCATCATCAACACTGCCGATTATACCGTGGCTGCAACCATATCCTGCGGCCAGTATCCACGGGCGCTGGGCAGTTTTATTACTCCGGGTATTAACGATTGCCTGGGTAATCCAACTAATTTTAAAATTACGGTAAATACCTCTCCTACCACCATCAGCCCCGGCGCGGTTGGCGGCCTTATTACCACATGTATAGGCTCGGCTTCAACAACGTTTCAGCAATTCACGGTATCGGGCAATAATTTATCGGGTAATATCACTGCCACCTCTCCGGCCGGATTTGAGATTTCATTCAGCCAAACCAGCGGCTTCAGCAATGTGCTAACTCTTATCCAAAGCGGCGGTGCGGTAACGAATAAAGTGATCTATGTGCGCGCTAAAGCAGCAGGTACGCCGGCCAACCTGTCGGGCAATGTGCTTTTAACCACTCCCGGTGCATCCGACAAAAATGTAGCTGTGAAAGGCGTGGTGAATGATTTGCCTGTTACAGATGTTATAGATGATAAGATCTACAATAACGGCGATGTAACAGCCCCCATCGAATTTAAGGGCACAGGAAATACTTACAACTGGATTAACGATCAAACTTCTATCGGCCTTGGCGCAAGCGGCACGGGCGATATACCATCTTTCACGGCCACAAATACCGGTACAGCCACGGTAAAAGCCAATATCACGGTAACTTCCTCGTCTGATGATTATTTGTACCTGGTTGGTACCGGCGGTATGGTGCTGGTAAATGCCAGTAATAACAAGCAGGCAGGAACCATAAATACCGGGGGGCTGGCTACAGTAGGCACAGCCGTTAGCCCCGATGGCAAACTGGTAGCCATTACCGATGTAGATGCCAATACCGTTAAGTTTATTAATACAACCACCCACAAAGTGGTTTCTACCGTTAATAATGTGATCTCACCTATAGGCATCTGTTTTTCTCCGGATGGTAAAAAAGTTTATGTAGCTAACGTAAATACGGCCAACATGACCATCATTGATGTAGCTACGGGCGCTGCCTCAACAGTTTACGTAGGCTGGGCACCCTACGGCCTGGCGGCAAGCCCTGATGGTTTAAATGTTTACGTTGGTTGCATAGGTGAAAACGCGGTGATAGCCGTTAATACCCAAACCCGGCAGGTAACACCCATTAAAGTAAGTTTCGGCCCAACGGGCATTGCCGTAAGCCCGGATAACAGCCGGGTGTACGCCACCAGCGCGCAGTACAACGGTTTACTGAAGGTGATCGATGCGGCGGCGAAAAAAGTAATAGCTACTCTTCCAATCGGCGATGTATCTACAGGTTTGTGTGTTAGTCCGGATGGTAAACGGATCTATATTGCCAATACCAAAAGCAATAATGTGATGGTGGTAGATGCAGAGAGTATCAAAGTTATAGCAACCATACCGGTAAATCACGAGCCTGTAGGCATCACCATAACTCCTGATGGAAAAAGTGTATATGTGGTTAATGACCGTACCAATATTGTAAATATTATCAGTACGGCTACAAATACGATAACCGGCACCATCACCGCAAAGCAACAACTGGGTAAAAGCTTCGGAAACTTTTTTGTGCCCGGTACCGGATGCTCAAGCCTATCTAAATTTACCATAACCGTAAACGTAACCGCTCCTGCTATTACCGCGGGTGCGGTAACAGGCAATATATCGGCCTGCCTGGGTTCGCCATCAACAGATACACAACAATTTAAAGTTTCAGGAAGCAAGTTATCAGCTGATATCACGGTTACGGCACCAGCCAAATTTGAAGTTTCGCTAAACGAAACCAGTGGATTTGCCAGTTCGCTAACCATACCGCAGGTAGGCGGAACAGTAACCGACAAGGTGGTTTACGTACGCGCGGCAACATCAGGTACGGCCGGTAATTTTACCGGCGATGTGGTGTTGAGTTCTATTGGTGTGCCCGATGTTAAGGTTGCTGTTAACGGTATAGTTAATGATTTACCCACTGTGAACCAGGTTATTGATAAAAATTTTAATAGTGGCGAAACTACAACCCTAATCCAGTTTACCGGCAATCAAGCCGCCACAACTTACAACTGGACGAATGATAATCCCGCAATAGGCTTACCGGCGAGCGGCAGCGGCGATATACCCGAGTTTACCGCCGGTAATAATGGTTTAGCTGTTATTACTGCAAATATTACGGTTGTACCATCAACCGCTTCATGTACAGGTGGCTCCATGACTTTTAAAATTAATGTTAAACCTGCCGCCCCATTGTTAACGGCCGGCCCTGTAAGCGGTATTATAACGGCCTGCGAGGGCTCAGCATCGGCTGATCCCAATATCCAGGAGTTTACAATTAGCGGCACCAGTTTAACCGGCGATGTTATCGTGGCGGCCCCTGCAAACTTTCAGTTATCATTAAGCCGTAGTACGGGCTATGGCGGTACATTAACGCTTACACCGAATGCAGGAAAGCTTAACAGTACTAAAATTTATGTGCAATCTGCTTCTGCGGCCCCCGCGGGGCATATTTCGGGAGATATTATATTATCCACTACCGGACTTGCTGATCAAAAAATTCCTGTTGATGGCCATGTAACCGCCATGCCGGTTATGGCGGCCGTGTCATCGCCAACTTTTAATAATGGTGAACTTACTACTCCAATCCAGTTTAACGGGGCCACCACCTATACCTGGACAAATGATAACCCGGCTATAGGCTTAGCTGCCGGCGGGAGTGGCAATATACCTGCATTTACAGCCACCAATAACGGACAAACGGCAATTACAGCCAATATCATGGTAATACCATCAAATGGTTTATGCGATGGTAACCCTGTCCCTTTTAAAATTAACATTAAACCAACCCCGCCGTCTTTAACGGCAGGCGCGGTGAGTGGCAATATTACGGCATGCCAGGGCTCGGCATCCACCAGTCCAAATATTCAACAGTTTGTCGTTAACGGCAGCAATTTAACCGCCAATATCCTGGTAACAGCTCCAGCAAATTTTGAAGTATCATTAACCACTAATACCGGGTATACCACCACCTTAACGCTTACGCAAGTGGCCGGGAAAGTCAACAATACCAATATTTATGTACGGTTGGCGGCTACAGCGCCTGCAGGCTATATCTCAGGTAACGTGCTATTATCTTCTGCCGGGGTCACCGATCAAAATATCGCCGTTGATGGTGATGTAAGCGCTTTGCCTACGATGGCTGCGGTATCATCGCCAACTTTTAATAACGGTGAGCTTACCACTTCAATCCAGTTTACCGGAGCCACCACCTATACATGGACAAATGACAACCCGGCCATAGGTTTGCCTGCCAATGGCAACGGCGATATACCGGCGTTCACACCCGTTAACAACGGAGCATCCACCATTACAGCTAATATCCTGGTTACACCATCAAATGGCTCGTGCAGCGGTAATGCTGTATCTTTTAAAATTAACGTTAAGCCAACACCACCATCTATTACGGCCGGCATAATGAGCGGCAGTATAACAGCCTGCGAAGGCTCGGCATCGGCCAACCCTAATATCCGGCAGTTTAGTATTAGTGGCAGTAACCTTACCGGCAATATCCGGGTAACAGCGCCCGCAAATTTCGAAGTATCATTGAATCTCAGTTCCGGGTATGGCAACACCCAGACCCTTACGCCAACAGCCGGTAAGGTTAATAATGCTACTATTTATATCAGGTCGGCAGCTACGGCACCGGCAGGCCATATTTCGGGGGATATTACCCTATCTTCCACAGGTATTGCCGATCAAAAAGTTTCTGTTGACGGCGACATAAACGCTTTGCCTGTTATGGCAGCGTTGCCATCTCCAGCTTATACTAATGGCGACCCTGTATCACTTATTCACTTTACCGGGGCTACAACATACAGCTGGACAAATACTAACCCCGCTATCGGCATTGCATCCGCAGGCAACGGCGATATAGGGCCATTTACGGCTGTTAATAATGGGCAAACGCCGATTACTGCCACTATCACCGTTATACCCTCTAACGGATCATGTACCGGTGCTCCGGTTAGTTTCAGTATTACTATTAAGCCAACCGTGGCGCCGGCTATTACATTTTCGGGCAATTTATCGCCGCTTACTACCATTTATGGTACATCATCTTCAACAGGGAGTTTCAGCGTATCGGGCACTAATCTTACATCAGGCGTAACGGTCACTCCGCCTGCGGGCTTTGAGTTGAGTACCGATGGCGTTAATTTTAATAACACCGTTACTATTGGCGGCCCAGGTACGCTTAATGCTACTACGGTTTATATCAGGCTGAGTAAAGCTACCGGCGTTGGTAACTATTCAGGTAACATCGCATTAAGCACAGGTGGAACAAGCAATAACTTATCAATGCCGGGCAGCATAGTTACACCAGCTTCGGTAATTGTTAAAGCTGATAACAAAACACGGCCTGTCAATTCCCAAAACCCACCATTTACGGTTAAATATATCGGGTTTGTAAACAACCAGAATGAATCGGTTCTCACCAAAAGTCCCTTATTGGGAACAGACGCTACGTTGGCCGCTGCTGCGGGCACTTATCCTATTTACTTTACGGGTAACGCCGAAGCTGGTAATTACACCTTCACGTACATTCCGGGCGTGCTCACAATAACGCCTGCCGGGGTTTTGGTGTATAATACTTTTACGCCAAACGGCGATGGCAATAACGATACCTGGGTTATTAAGAACATCGAAAATTATCCCAATTGCACCGTAAACGTATTTAATCGCTGGGGTGCCAAAGTATTTTCGTCTGTAGGATACGGCCAGCAGTGGAATGGCCAGCTTGGCAGTAACCCGGTGCCGGTTGGTACATACTATTATGTTATTAACCTTAGCGATGGTTCACCGGCTAAGGCTGGTTGGGTGGCGATACTTAGATAA
- a CDS encoding DUF5686 family protein has translation MRNPDGFRGYYHLKKLIFLFLISLSLNVSAQQNNVAGDKQTQVSGRVTDAVSGAPLPFIRVAFTGSSYSTSTDNHGNYSLTAPGLFSEVSFSSMGYMAERRKINPGQVNNLSVKLRYAETQLKEVKITSGKSKRYRNKGNPAVELIQQVIDRKDQNRMQSSNYLQYDLYERIGLSFFNLSDKFMNGRFFSKYKFMLDSTSKINGQTKISLPAFFSEKLSENYYRKDPSKSIQVLKAQRQTNILKFIDTAGLEIYLNRLYGNNIDIYTNNIFIINRQFLSPIANHSPDFYKFFITDTIKTSPEKLIEISFTPRNTGDILFEGKLYVTMDGSYAVKACELNVNKDININFMRSLKIQQDFKRDSGHYFLFKSNVQADFGLFKDKGMAIFGERTAVFTNYKQNAPQPAAFYEGKDQQTVENPSQNDTAYWALHRPDTLTRRQVAVYANITKLERMPAFKRDTWIASTLTGGYAAVGPVQLGPLGSTYAYDSQEGSRLQIGGRTTPQFNKTVYLEDHIAYGFRDQQVKYNLNTYLSLNQVSPFRYPRNYFKLSYRYDADLPGHSLTVIPEQAALTSFSTGKTDYWLYNKTYTVAYVRDFENHFSFNIAFRNWNQQPAGTLEFRSNNGDNKLIHNLTATELELNMRYAPHEQIIQGTEERHTIRSRFPIFNLQITHGFKDVFNSSYTYNNIDANIYKRFYFSQLGYADITLLGNITTGKVPFPLLNILRANQSIAYDANAYNKMNYLEFVSDHYIGLNYTQAFNGFILNKIPLIRHLKWREFLSVKVLYGGIREENNPLLSKNLYQFPVASNGSNGTFSLGSTPYVEGGVGIGNIFKFLRIDVIKRFNYLDHPAVSPYGVKLGFRPHL, from the coding sequence TTGCGGAATCCCGACGGGTTTCGCGGCTATTATCATCTTAAGAAACTCATTTTTTTATTCCTCATTTCCCTTTCGCTGAATGTATCGGCACAACAAAATAATGTTGCGGGCGATAAACAGACACAGGTAAGCGGTCGGGTTACCGATGCGGTTTCTGGTGCTCCCCTGCCCTTTATCCGCGTTGCCTTTACGGGTAGTTCTTACAGCACCTCCACAGATAATCATGGCAACTATTCGCTAACTGCACCCGGCTTGTTTAGCGAGGTGTCATTTTCATCGATGGGATACATGGCCGAGCGCCGCAAAATTAATCCGGGCCAGGTAAATAACCTGTCTGTTAAACTCAGGTATGCCGAAACCCAGTTAAAGGAAGTTAAGATAACATCGGGCAAAAGCAAGCGCTATCGCAATAAAGGTAATCCTGCCGTAGAACTTATTCAGCAGGTTATTGATCGTAAGGATCAAAACCGGATGCAAAGTTCAAATTACCTGCAATATGATTTGTACGAGCGGATTGGGCTTTCGTTCTTCAACCTGTCGGATAAGTTTATGAACGGGCGTTTTTTCAGCAAGTATAAATTTATGCTGGACAGCACTTCGAAGATAAACGGGCAAACCAAAATTTCGTTGCCCGCTTTTTTCAGCGAAAAACTGTCTGAAAACTATTATCGTAAAGATCCTTCAAAATCCATCCAGGTACTGAAAGCTCAAAGGCAAACCAACATTCTTAAATTTATTGATACCGCAGGGCTTGAGATCTACCTTAACCGGCTTTATGGTAACAACATTGATATCTATACCAATAACATTTTTATTATTAACAGGCAGTTTCTGAGCCCGATAGCTAATCACTCGCCCGATTTTTATAAGTTTTTCATTACCGATACCATTAAAACCTCGCCCGAAAAACTAATCGAAATCAGTTTTACGCCGCGCAATACCGGCGATATTTTGTTTGAGGGCAAATTATATGTTACGATGGATGGCAGCTATGCCGTTAAAGCCTGCGAGCTGAATGTAAACAAGGATATCAATATCAACTTTATGCGCAGCCTCAAAATTCAGCAGGATTTTAAGCGCGATTCGGGGCATTATTTCCTGTTTAAAAGCAATGTGCAGGCTGATTTTGGCTTGTTTAAGGATAAGGGAATGGCAATTTTTGGCGAACGAACGGCGGTGTTCACCAACTATAAACAAAATGCCCCTCAGCCCGCCGCCTTTTACGAAGGAAAAGATCAACAAACCGTTGAAAACCCCAGCCAAAACGATACCGCCTATTGGGCACTTCATCGCCCCGATACCCTAACCCGCCGCCAGGTAGCCGTGTACGCCAACATCACCAAACTTGAACGCATGCCCGCATTTAAGCGCGATACCTGGATAGCCTCGACACTTACGGGCGGTTATGCCGCCGTTGGCCCGGTACAGTTAGGGCCACTGGGCTCAACTTATGCCTACGACTCGCAGGAGGGTTCGAGGTTGCAGATAGGCGGCCGAACGACACCGCAGTTTAACAAAACCGTTTATCTTGAAGATCACATCGCTTACGGCTTTCGCGATCAGCAGGTAAAATATAATCTCAACACCTATCTTTCGTTAAACCAGGTATCGCCATTCAGGTATCCACGCAATTATTTTAAACTCAGTTACCGGTATGATGCCGATTTGCCCGGGCATAGCCTTACCGTTATCCCGGAGCAGGCCGCACTTACCTCGTTCAGCACCGGTAAAACCGATTATTGGTTGTATAACAAAACTTATACGGTTGCTTATGTGCGCGATTTTGAAAATCATTTTTCATTCAATATAGCTTTCAGAAACTGGAACCAGCAGCCGGCAGGGACGCTCGAATTCAGATCGAACAACGGAGATAACAAACTGATTCACAATTTAACCGCCACCGAACTTGAACTGAACATGCGATACGCACCGCACGAACAGATTATACAGGGTACCGAAGAACGCCATACCATCCGCAGCAGGTTCCCGATTTTTAACCTGCAGATTACGCATGGCTTTAAGGATGTATTTAACAGCTCATACACTTATAACAATATCGACGCGAATATCTACAAGCGGTTTTACTTTTCGCAGCTGGGCTATGCCGATATTACTTTGTTAGGTAATATCACAACCGGCAAGGTTCCGTTCCCCCTGCTCAATATTTTGCGGGCCAATCAATCCATAGCGTACGATGCCAACGCTTACAATAAAATGAATTACCTTGAGTTTGTAAGCGATCATTATATCGGCTTGAATTACACCCAGGCATTTAACGGTTTTATTTTGAACAAGATCCCGCTCATCCGCCATTTAAAATGGCGCGAATTTTTGTCGGTTAAAGTATTATATGGTGGCATTCGCGAAGAGAACAATCCTTTGCTTTCAAAAAATCTGTACCAGTTCCCGGTAGCATCTAATGGCTCGAACGGTACATTTTCATTAGGCAGCACCCCTTACGTTGAAGGTGGGGTTGGCATAGGCAATATTTTTAAGTTTTTAAGGATAGATGTGATCAAGCGGTTCAATTATCTCGATCATCCGGCGGTTTCACCTTACGGGGTTAAGCTTGGCTTCAGGCCACATTTGTAG
- a CDS encoding DUF4982 domain-containing protein: protein MKKWILPTANDFLSDTSKQRSTAASMNYARPNMPFPHSTDLISLNYQGEGIRDAPAYANLKGIRTTPLYPAFHAKFPEKMIISSETASTLSTRGAYIFPVYDGIRAPVNDTSGGDPNHRFVSAYELYTAQFGASPDKVFMSQDKHPFVAGEFVWSGWDYLGEPTPYYTARSSYSGIIDLAGFKKDRFYLYQSRWRPDLKFAHILPHWTWPGREGQITPVHVFSSANEAELFLNGKSQGRKKKGEHEYRFRWDSVKYQAGELKVKTYKNGKPWAVETIKTVGVAAKLELTADRQTIKADGSDLSFITVRVLDKEGHIVPDADNDITFSISGLGEIVATDNGDPSDLTAFPSKNRKALNGMALVIVKARIGQPGSLVIKARSKGLYGRELKISSSITQSKKRSK from the coding sequence TTGAAGAAATGGATTTTGCCAACGGCAAATGATTTTTTAAGCGATACTTCGAAGCAAAGGTCTACCGCTGCATCCATGAATTATGCCCGGCCAAATATGCCATTTCCTCATTCAACTGATCTTATTTCTCTTAATTACCAGGGCGAGGGAATCAGGGATGCCCCGGCTTATGCAAATCTGAAAGGTATCCGGACAACTCCTTTATACCCTGCTTTTCATGCTAAATTTCCCGAGAAAATGATCATTAGCAGCGAAACAGCATCTACGCTGAGTACACGGGGGGCTTATATTTTTCCTGTTTATGATGGGATACGCGCGCCGGTGAACGATACATCAGGCGGCGATCCGAATCACCGCTTTGTTAGCGCTTATGAATTGTATACGGCTCAGTTCGGTGCCTCGCCCGATAAGGTTTTTATGTCGCAGGATAAACATCCTTTTGTGGCAGGCGAGTTTGTATGGTCAGGATGGGATTACCTGGGCGAGCCTACGCCGTATTATACAGCCCGTAGTTCTTATTCGGGTATCATAGATCTTGCTGGTTTTAAAAAGGACAGGTTTTATCTTTATCAATCAAGGTGGCGTCCGGATTTAAAGTTTGCGCACATTTTACCTCATTGGACATGGCCGGGAAGAGAGGGCCAAATTACACCCGTACACGTTTTTTCATCAGCCAACGAAGCAGAATTGTTTTTAAACGGAAAATCGCAGGGACGGAAGAAAAAAGGTGAACATGAATACCGGTTTAGATGGGATAGTGTTAAATATCAGGCGGGAGAACTTAAAGTAAAGACCTACAAAAATGGCAAGCCCTGGGCTGTTGAGACAATTAAAACTGTGGGTGTTGCAGCCAAATTGGAATTGACTGCAGATCGCCAGACTATAAAAGCCGATGGCTCTGATCTATCCTTTATTACTGTAAGAGTATTGGACAAGGAGGGGCATATAGTGCCTGATGCAGATAATGATATTACTTTTTCAATATCAGGCTTGGGTGAAATAGTTGCTACAGATAACGGTGATCCATCAGATCTCACAGCATTTCCGTCAAAAAACCGGAAAGCACTAAATGGCATGGCGCTTGTCATCGTAAAAGCGAGAATCGGACAGCCTGGTTCATTGGTGATAAAAGCCCGTTCGAAAGGTTTATACGGTCGGGAATTAAAAATATCAAGCAGTATAACTCAAAGCAAAAAGCGCAGTAAATAA
- a CDS encoding TonB-dependent receptor plug domain-containing protein, which translates to MSINNQSNITITLVPEPKSLTDVIVVGYGSQRKEAVTGSVASISGAKLNEIPSANIAQALQGRVAGAELAQTSTKPGATMQIRIRGTRSINASNDPLIVLDGIPFGGTIADISLDDIRSVDILKDASATAIYGSRGANGVILITTKKGSAGQEPQVAYSGYHGAKDVLKYPMMQAGKYLALRKRAGLNKNPGADEDTTGKTNTDWQHLFYRPAAVTNHDISVTGGTQKGSYKFGVGYYRDEAPVPLSQYNRISLRGSLDQGIGKLFRVGFTTNNSYSITDGANKVYLAIAVV; encoded by the coding sequence ATGTCTATCAACAACCAAAGCAACATCACTATTACCCTGGTGCCCGAGCCTAAAAGCTTAACCGATGTTATTGTGGTTGGTTATGGGAGCCAGCGCAAGGAAGCGGTTACGGGTTCTGTGGCTTCCATCAGCGGAGCTAAACTTAATGAAATACCATCGGCCAACATAGCGCAGGCGCTGCAGGGCCGGGTTGCGGGTGCGGAGCTTGCCCAAACCTCTACAAAGCCGGGTGCCACCATGCAGATCCGCATCCGCGGTACGCGTTCTATCAACGCCTCTAACGATCCCCTGATCGTGCTTGACGGGATTCCTTTTGGCGGAACCATTGCCGATATCAGCCTTGATGATATCCGGAGTGTTGACATTTTGAAAGATGCTTCGGCAACTGCCATTTATGGTTCGCGCGGTGCAAACGGTGTAATATTGATCACCACCAAAAAAGGGAGCGCCGGCCAGGAACCGCAGGTGGCTTACTCTGGTTATCACGGTGCTAAAGATGTATTGAAATATCCGATGATGCAGGCGGGCAAATACCTGGCCTTAAGAAAAAGGGCCGGGCTGAACAAAAACCCCGGGGCTGATGAAGATACCACGGGCAAAACCAATACCGATTGGCAGCACCTTTTTTACCGCCCCGCGGCTGTAACCAACCATGATATCAGCGTAACCGGCGGAACCCAAAAAGGCAGCTATAAATTTGGCGTGGGCTACTACCGCGATGAAGCACCTGTACCGCTTTCGCAATACAACCGTATTTCACTAAGAGGATCGCTTGACCAGGGAATAGGAAAACTATTCCGGGTAGGTTTTACTACCAATAATAGCTATAGCATTACTGACGGTGCAAACAAGGTCTATCTGGCAATTGCTGTCGTTTGA